A single region of the Chitinophaga niabensis genome encodes:
- the lysA gene encoding diaminopimelate decarboxylase, protein MAKQSDVLSADFLVKVAEEFGTPVYVYHAEKIKTQYEKLQKAFVKADARFFYACKALTNINVLRYINSIGCGLDTVSIQEVQLGLKAGFDPKNIIFTPNCVDLQEIIAAKDLGVNINIDNISILEQFGNQFGGSYPICIRLNPHIMAGGNFKISTGHVDSKFGISIHQLRHIERIVKSTKLKVTGLHMHTGSEIKDVDVFLRGVEIMFEMTEHFPDLEFIDLGSGFKVAYQQGDPETDIDLLGKKLTDAFNHFAKSYKRPLQLWFEPGKFLVSQCGYFVVKANVIKQTTATVFVGVNSGFNHLIRPMFYDSFHLIKNISNHKGTERIYTVVGNICETDTFGWDRKINEVREGDYLVFYNAGAYGFEMSSNFNSRLKPAEVLVKDGKAHLIRKRDTIDDLLKNQVEIPL, encoded by the coding sequence ATGGCTAAGCAAAGCGATGTTCTCAGCGCCGATTTCCTGGTGAAAGTGGCGGAAGAGTTTGGTACACCAGTTTATGTGTATCATGCCGAAAAGATCAAAACACAATACGAGAAGCTCCAGAAAGCCTTTGTCAAGGCCGATGCCCGCTTTTTTTATGCTTGTAAGGCGTTGACCAATATCAACGTATTACGCTATATCAATTCTATTGGCTGCGGGCTTGATACCGTATCCATCCAGGAAGTACAACTGGGCCTCAAGGCCGGTTTCGATCCTAAGAACATCATTTTTACCCCCAATTGTGTAGACCTGCAGGAGATCATTGCAGCAAAAGACCTGGGCGTAAATATCAATATCGACAATATTTCCATCCTGGAGCAGTTCGGCAACCAGTTCGGAGGCAGCTATCCTATCTGCATCCGCCTGAACCCGCACATCATGGCAGGAGGGAACTTTAAGATCTCTACCGGCCATGTGGACAGTAAGTTTGGTATTTCCATCCACCAGCTGCGCCATATAGAACGGATCGTTAAATCCACCAAACTGAAAGTAACGGGCTTGCACATGCACACCGGCTCTGAGATCAAGGACGTGGATGTATTCCTCCGCGGGGTGGAGATCATGTTTGAAATGACGGAGCATTTCCCCGACCTGGAATTCATTGACCTGGGTAGCGGATTCAAAGTGGCTTACCAGCAGGGTGATCCTGAAACGGATATCGACCTGTTGGGTAAAAAGCTCACTGATGCTTTCAATCACTTCGCTAAATCCTACAAACGCCCGCTGCAATTGTGGTTTGAACCGGGAAAGTTCCTGGTGAGCCAATGCGGTTACTTTGTAGTAAAGGCCAATGTGATCAAACAAACAACGGCTACGGTATTTGTGGGTGTGAACTCCGGTTTCAACCACCTGATCCGCCCTATGTTCTACGATTCTTTCCACCTCATCAAAAATATCTCCAACCACAAGGGCACAGAACGCATCTATACCGTAGTGGGTAATATCTGCGAAACAGATACTTTCGGCTGGGACCGTAAGATCAATGAAGTGCGGGAAGGAGATTACCTGGTGTTCTACAATGCCGGCGCTTATGGTTTTGAAATGTCCAGCAACTTTAACTCCCGTCTGAAACCGGCGGAAGTATTAGTGAAGGATGGCAAAGCTCACCTGATCCGCAAGCGGGATACAATTGACGACCTGTTGAAGAACCAGGTAGAAATTCCCCTGTAA
- a CDS encoding RNA-binding S4 domain-containing protein produces the protein MSEEKLRLDKYLWAIRIFKTRTQAAAACDASKVKLKGMAVKAAKGVSIGDQYDIKTEAKRWKIEVVGLLHNRVQYTEAIKYYVDITPEEDKQFNQRIASSFDTGKRQSKIGRPTKRERRDLDDFMRED, from the coding sequence ATGAGTGAAGAAAAACTCCGTTTGGACAAATATCTCTGGGCCATACGCATCTTTAAGACCCGTACCCAGGCTGCTGCAGCTTGCGATGCCAGCAAGGTGAAGCTCAAAGGCATGGCCGTAAAAGCTGCCAAAGGTGTGAGCATTGGGGACCAGTATGACATTAAAACAGAGGCCAAACGCTGGAAAATAGAGGTCGTGGGCCTGCTGCATAACCGTGTGCAGTACACAGAAGCTATTAAATATTACGTAGATATAACCCCCGAAGAGGATAAGCAATTCAACCAAAGGATCGCTTCCAGCTTCGATACCGGCAAGCGCCAGAGCAAGATCGGACGCCCTACAAAGCGGGAACGCAGGGATCTGGACGATTTTATGCGGGAAGATTAA
- a CDS encoding cation:proton antiporter domain-containing protein translates to MKKSHLLYPLIIGIFAALIWFIIAQGERLPEKQPAPLTTTLTPATPPPAGTGVFNELIHHAQHPLSMLLFQIIIILCVARLFGYLAQKIKQPAVVGEIVAGIVLGPSLLGLLWPDAMKTIFPAGSLSNLQFLSQIGLAFFMFIVGMELDISKVRQKAHDAVMISHASIIIPFFLGVCLAYFTFQEFAPANVNFVSFALFMGIAMSITAFPVLARIVQERGLTGTPLGSMAITCAAADDITAWGILAVVIAIVKSTGILSAVVTILLALTFVAAMFFLVRPWLQKRMTTVQGTKTKVALAFFVLLISGYLAEVIGVHLLFGAFIAGVIMPQEMNIKTLLTDKLEDVSVLILLPIFFVLTGLRTQIGLLNEGHLWAVFGVIMLVAVSGKFAGSALTARIVGQPWQEALSIGALMNTRGLMELVVLNIGYELGILTPQVFAMLVLMALATTFMTGPALDIINHYYARRRHVVSQL, encoded by the coding sequence ATGAAGAAGAGCCACCTGCTTTACCCTTTGATCATCGGTATTTTTGCTGCACTTATCTGGTTCATAATTGCCCAGGGCGAGCGTTTGCCTGAAAAACAGCCGGCTCCCCTCACCACCACTTTAACACCTGCCACTCCGCCACCAGCTGGTACAGGGGTATTTAATGAGTTAATACATCATGCACAGCATCCCCTGAGCATGCTGCTTTTCCAGATCATTATCATTCTCTGTGTGGCCCGCTTGTTCGGCTACCTGGCGCAAAAAATAAAACAACCTGCCGTAGTAGGGGAGATCGTTGCCGGTATTGTACTGGGTCCTTCCCTGCTGGGATTGTTATGGCCCGATGCCATGAAAACTATTTTCCCTGCCGGCTCTTTAAGCAACCTGCAGTTCCTGAGCCAGATAGGCCTGGCCTTTTTCATGTTCATTGTGGGCATGGAACTGGATATCAGTAAGGTCAGGCAGAAAGCACACGATGCCGTAATGATCAGCCACGCCAGTATCATTATCCCTTTTTTCCTGGGTGTTTGCCTGGCCTATTTCACTTTCCAGGAGTTTGCGCCGGCTAATGTGAACTTCGTTTCTTTTGCGCTGTTCATGGGTATTGCCATGAGCATCACAGCATTTCCGGTACTGGCCCGCATTGTGCAGGAAAGAGGGTTAACAGGCACCCCATTGGGTTCCATGGCCATTACCTGTGCTGCTGCGGATGATATTACGGCATGGGGCATCCTGGCTGTAGTAATAGCTATCGTAAAATCCACCGGCATCTTAAGTGCCGTGGTCACTATCCTGCTGGCCCTGACGTTTGTAGCCGCCATGTTCTTTTTGGTACGCCCCTGGCTGCAAAAACGCATGACGACCGTACAGGGAACTAAAACCAAAGTAGCGCTGGCTTTTTTTGTACTGCTGATCTCAGGATACCTGGCAGAAGTGATCGGCGTGCATTTGCTCTTTGGTGCTTTTATTGCCGGTGTGATCATGCCGCAGGAAATGAATATCAAAACCTTACTCACGGATAAACTGGAAGATGTAAGCGTACTCATACTGCTGCCCATCTTTTTTGTGCTCACCGGTTTGCGCACGCAGATAGGATTACTGAATGAAGGGCATCTCTGGGCCGTATTTGGTGTGATCATGCTCGTGGCCGTTTCCGGTAAATTTGCCGGCTCCGCGCTCACAGCAAGGATCGTAGGCCAGCCATGGCAGGAAGCACTTTCCATCGGGGCATTGATGAATACACGGGGGTTGATGGAACTGGTAGTGTTGAATATCGGTTATGAACTGGGTATTTTAACCCCGCAGGTATTTGCGATGCTGGTATTGATGGCACTTGCCACTACATTTATGACAGGGCCTGCGCTGGATATTATCAATCATTATTACGCCCGCCGGCGGCATGTTGTTTCGCAACTTTAG
- a CDS encoding TlpA family protein disulfide reductase → MRIVFLLLTAFLISCGNKEQKKDLSVVIKLSIKNFEKVSVDLGDRFPDVKVLQSRIRIEPDSAILILERKIAQPGFLDMGIVNPAYKANWPIILYADGSGDTIFIEADMKTYARKTLKPYPGITTNSALQNELTLYRNLQDSMRSEYFRQKDSVKNLLIAAIEKGNQIDTLSAVVNDFDKHFKFFQVAAAKNFQKRINPSVISVYAALDASIARWEPGYGFELYKNLPEDVRNSLYGEMLNDELIKYSAVNEAVGDTLHVLYGETENGRKIAPQDIFKGSKYTLVVFWASWCGSCVKEVPELNELYAKYKKKGFSLIAVSIDKDRQKWLNAVEENNYKGLHLLEKGGELNIKEYNIFALPYSFLVDQGGIIANVNSPLDSIRMKLEKI, encoded by the coding sequence ATGCGCATTGTTTTTCTCTTACTTACAGCCTTTCTTATTTCCTGCGGGAATAAGGAACAAAAAAAGGACCTGTCCGTAGTCATTAAGCTGTCAATAAAGAACTTTGAAAAGGTGTCAGTAGATCTGGGTGACAGGTTCCCTGATGTTAAAGTGTTACAGTCAAGGATCCGGATTGAACCGGATTCTGCAATCCTGATACTGGAAAGAAAAATAGCGCAGCCGGGCTTTCTTGATATGGGCATTGTTAATCCGGCTTATAAGGCTAATTGGCCCATAATATTATATGCTGACGGTAGTGGGGATACCATTTTTATAGAGGCAGATATGAAAACGTATGCGCGAAAAACCTTAAAGCCCTATCCCGGAATAACAACCAATTCCGCTTTGCAGAATGAATTAACACTTTACAGGAACTTGCAGGATAGTATGCGGAGCGAGTATTTCAGGCAAAAAGATAGTGTGAAGAATTTGCTTATTGCAGCGATTGAAAAGGGGAATCAGATTGATACGCTGTCTGCGGTAGTGAATGATTTTGATAAGCACTTCAAGTTCTTTCAGGTAGCAGCAGCAAAAAACTTTCAGAAAAGGATCAACCCTTCGGTTATATCCGTCTATGCAGCATTGGATGCAAGCATTGCGAGATGGGAACCTGGGTATGGGTTTGAGTTATATAAAAACCTGCCGGAAGATGTTCGCAACAGTTTATATGGGGAAATGCTGAATGATGAGTTGATAAAGTACAGCGCGGTGAACGAAGCAGTGGGGGATACGCTTCATGTATTATATGGCGAAACGGAAAATGGCCGGAAAATTGCGCCGCAGGATATTTTTAAAGGATCAAAATATACTTTGGTTGTTTTCTGGGCTTCATGGTGCGGTTCCTGTGTAAAAGAAGTGCCTGAACTGAATGAATTGTATGCGAAGTATAAAAAGAAAGGGTTTTCCCTTATTGCGGTGTCTATTGATAAAGACAGGCAAAAGTGGTTAAACGCTGTTGAAGAAAACAACTATAAAGGTTTGCATTTACTTGAAAAGGGCGGCGAGCTGAATATTAAGGAATACAACATCTTCGCTTTGCCTTATTCTTTCCTGGTAGATCAGGGGGGCATCATCGCAAATGTGAATAGCCCCCTTGATTCTATCAGGATGAAATTAGAAAAGATCTAA
- a CDS encoding RagB/SusD family nutrient uptake outer membrane protein, translated as MQKILFIAGSALLLITAGCNSNLLNVKPNDRYTESTFWTTPEAANAGLTACYSNLRNDGVYGGKGANNTTALWEETASPNAYNYGNSMSYNSIAAGLQASNTGGVISGRWSDCYGGVGRCNTFLARIDAIAGMDPAVVTRMKGEAYYLRALYYFLLQNYYGAVPLITDPPNKETQADLPRTERVKVVEQILKDLDSAALKLPFKYTAATDKGRATKGAAMGLKARVLLYEASALFNTANDNNKWKAAADAAKAVIDASTSTGYGLFADYRALFLPANENNKEVIFDVQYMFPNQGNSFDLICRQYNTNAPLLNLAQAYLMKDGLPQAQSPLYNAATPFLNRDARLYGTFTFPGDRYMGATINATRFAITGFGMKKFSIYDREAPPADKASLVDRQSETNFIVLRYADILLMYAEAQNEYAGPDATIYDALDTIRGRVAMPKITRGLSKDDLRKVIRHERRIELAGEGMYYNDIRRWKTAEVELNTDIYNYKGDRLETRKFNKDRDYWWPIPLGERDLNPALEQNNLY; from the coding sequence ATGCAAAAGATATTATTCATAGCCGGAAGCGCCCTGTTGCTGATAACGGCAGGTTGTAACAGCAACCTGTTAAATGTTAAGCCTAACGACCGGTATACGGAAAGCACATTCTGGACTACGCCGGAAGCGGCTAATGCCGGTCTGACGGCCTGTTACAGTAATTTGCGTAATGATGGCGTATATGGTGGTAAAGGGGCCAATAATACCACTGCTTTATGGGAAGAAACCGCTTCTCCCAATGCCTACAATTATGGCAATAGTATGAGCTATAACTCCATTGCTGCAGGTTTGCAGGCATCCAATACCGGAGGTGTAATAAGCGGCCGCTGGTCTGATTGTTACGGAGGTGTTGGCCGCTGTAATACTTTTCTGGCAAGGATAGATGCAATAGCGGGTATGGATCCTGCTGTTGTAACCCGCATGAAAGGGGAGGCTTATTACCTGAGAGCTTTGTATTATTTCCTGTTGCAGAATTATTATGGCGCAGTGCCACTGATCACTGATCCGCCAAATAAAGAAACACAGGCAGACCTGCCAAGAACTGAACGTGTGAAGGTAGTAGAGCAGATCCTGAAAGACCTGGACAGTGCAGCATTGAAACTTCCTTTCAAATATACCGCTGCCACAGATAAAGGCCGTGCCACCAAAGGTGCTGCCATGGGATTGAAAGCACGTGTATTGTTGTATGAAGCAAGTGCTTTGTTTAACACAGCAAATGATAATAACAAATGGAAAGCGGCTGCCGATGCTGCGAAAGCAGTGATAGATGCATCCACCAGTACTGGTTATGGTTTGTTTGCAGATTACCGCGCTTTATTCCTGCCGGCTAACGAGAATAACAAGGAAGTGATCTTTGATGTGCAGTATATGTTCCCTAACCAGGGTAATTCCTTCGACCTGATCTGCCGCCAGTACAATACAAACGCCCCGCTGCTGAACCTTGCACAGGCTTACCTGATGAAGGATGGTCTTCCGCAGGCACAGTCTCCGCTGTATAATGCAGCAACGCCTTTCCTGAACAGGGATGCACGTTTGTATGGCACCTTCACTTTCCCTGGCGACCGTTACATGGGTGCAACCATCAACGCTACCCGTTTTGCGATCACTGGTTTTGGGATGAAGAAGTTCAGCATCTATGACCGGGAAGCGCCACCTGCAGATAAAGCATCCCTGGTAGACCGTCAGTCTGAAACCAATTTCATTGTACTGCGTTATGCGGATATATTACTGATGTATGCAGAGGCACAGAATGAGTATGCCGGCCCTGACGCTACTATCTACGATGCCCTGGATACCATCCGCGGCCGTGTTGCCATGCCAAAGATCACACGCGGTTTATCCAAAGACGATCTGAGGAAAGTGATCCGTCATGAAAGAAGGATAGAGCTGGCCGGCGAAGGCATGTATTACAATGATATCCGCCGTTGGAAAACAGCAGAGGTGGAACTGAACACGGATATCTATAATTACAAGGGAGATCGTTTGGAAACCAGGAAGTTCAATAAAGACAGGGACTACTGGTGGCCAATCCCGCTTGGGGAGAGGGACCTGAATCCTGCATTGGAACAGAATAATCTTTATTAA
- a CDS encoding SusC/RagA family TonB-linked outer membrane protein gives MELSKRFHIYRFLSVCIGIIFVSTLSLRAQDLPITGKVTSATEGTPLMGVSVQIVGTSTGTATDANGVFKINAPAGAVLKFSFIGFLSQEIKVTKAANLDIKFQEDVQKLNETVVVGYGTRKKATLVGAVTMLDMVEKEGTPITNVSNALHGTPGLFVNLSNSQPGVDRSTIRIRGVGTFNNNNPLVLVDGIEYSMDELNPNDIESISVLKDAAAAIYGSRGANGVVLVTTKKGKGTARVNYSYYRGAHKAIYLPDAINDPIAYMKLKNQALANENKAPDYTQAEIDEYEQGMKTDRITYPANDWYKIALDNGMIQKHDLSVAASTEQYQYRLSIGYLDRDGIMFGPTNHAKNYSLGLNASMNVTKRLKVGITMDGYYRNYTQPSYNSFWNYMSRTLPILTDTLADGRYGNSWLRTPGRNNWEHPRLIAFGALTTKLVQRFLTTVSAEYKLPFDLTYNFKMGVDKYDGLLSEAFPRLQTFNPKTGAAINWNSPATAPRFAKTDENNLALHVYNTLDWMKTLKGKHNVSVMIGQAFDKFETDNFNASMTGYLDASLSALDAGTVWNATGGKGTEDVLISYFGRVNYDFDNKYLLEASFRADGSSRFGPSNRWAYFPSVSAGWRIDRESFFKSRFIDQLKLRASIGQLGNQAVDLYSYEQAVLLGQDYSFGGTLSSGAAATQYADPTIHWETTTAYNGGVDINLWKNRIGLTVDVYRKITDGILRGVGLASQVGNLAGANENVGKVSNSGYEITLQYKDNAGDVNYGAFGNISYNKNKVIDLNGELLYGPGSTISMEGYPMYSYFLLQSNGLYQNADEVSKGPNQGNDTRPGYIRYVDVKKDGIINGDDRVVMNASSVMPKYTFSFGFNVGYKGIALTTAFQGVAGIKVYPAANLAFPFNNGANATWEWATDTWTPERPNARLPLLTTAGTSNFTQRSDFWLRNGDYVRLKNIQLSYAFPNSLLQKVKINKLTVYANAENLLTFSKYKDMDPESLLNRTDIYTYPMMKTFTAGLNVTF, from the coding sequence ATGGAACTTTCCAAACGATTCCACATTTATCGGTTTTTATCGGTTTGCATCGGGATCATTTTCGTTTCCACGTTATCGCTCAGGGCACAGGACCTGCCCATTACGGGAAAGGTAACATCCGCCACGGAGGGTACCCCTCTTATGGGCGTAAGCGTTCAGATCGTGGGTACTTCTACAGGTACTGCCACAGATGCCAACGGGGTTTTTAAGATCAATGCCCCCGCAGGTGCTGTGCTGAAATTTTCTTTTATCGGTTTCCTTTCCCAGGAGATCAAAGTAACAAAGGCCGCCAACCTGGACATTAAATTCCAGGAAGATGTGCAAAAGCTGAATGAAACGGTGGTAGTGGGGTATGGTACCCGTAAAAAGGCAACCCTGGTAGGAGCGGTGACCATGTTGGACATGGTGGAGAAAGAAGGAACGCCAATTACCAATGTAAGTAATGCATTACATGGTACGCCCGGGTTATTTGTTAACCTCAGTAATAGCCAACCCGGGGTAGACCGTTCTACGATCCGTATCAGGGGAGTAGGAACATTTAATAATAACAACCCCCTGGTGCTGGTAGATGGGATTGAATATTCAATGGATGAATTGAATCCTAACGATATTGAATCCATCTCTGTGCTGAAAGATGCCGCTGCTGCTATTTATGGTTCCCGTGGGGCCAATGGGGTGGTTTTGGTGACCACTAAAAAAGGTAAAGGAACAGCGCGTGTTAACTACAGTTATTACCGTGGTGCGCATAAAGCCATTTACCTGCCGGATGCCATCAATGATCCTATTGCTTACATGAAGCTGAAGAACCAGGCGCTGGCCAATGAAAACAAAGCACCAGACTATACACAGGCAGAGATCGATGAATACGAGCAGGGCATGAAAACAGACAGGATCACTTATCCTGCCAATGACTGGTACAAGATAGCGTTGGATAATGGTATGATCCAGAAACATGACCTGAGTGTGGCGGCAAGTACAGAACAATATCAGTATCGCTTGTCTATCGGTTACCTTGACAGGGATGGTATTATGTTCGGCCCTACCAACCATGCTAAAAACTATTCATTGGGCCTGAACGCTTCCATGAACGTAACCAAACGTTTAAAAGTAGGTATCACCATGGATGGTTACTATCGTAACTACACCCAACCTTCTTACAACTCCTTCTGGAATTACATGTCCCGCACACTGCCTATTCTTACAGATACCCTGGCAGATGGCCGTTACGGCAACTCCTGGCTCAGAACACCAGGCCGTAATAACTGGGAGCATCCAAGACTGATCGCTTTCGGCGCACTCACTACCAAACTGGTGCAACGCTTTCTGACTACAGTTTCTGCTGAATACAAATTGCCATTTGATCTTACCTATAACTTCAAAATGGGTGTGGACAAATATGACGGTTTGCTGAGCGAAGCTTTCCCAAGGCTGCAAACTTTCAATCCTAAAACAGGTGCAGCTATTAACTGGAACAGTCCTGCTACGGCACCACGTTTTGCAAAAACAGATGAAAATAACCTGGCCCTTCACGTTTACAATACATTGGACTGGATGAAAACATTGAAAGGCAAACACAATGTTTCCGTGATGATCGGGCAGGCTTTTGATAAGTTTGAAACAGACAATTTCAATGCGAGCATGACGGGTTACCTGGATGCTTCCCTGAGTGCACTGGATGCCGGAACTGTTTGGAATGCTACTGGAGGTAAAGGTACAGAGGATGTATTGATCTCGTATTTCGGCCGTGTGAATTATGATTTTGATAATAAATATCTGCTGGAAGCAAGTTTCCGTGCAGATGGATCTTCAAGATTTGGCCCTTCCAACCGCTGGGCTTATTTTCCTTCCGTATCTGCCGGATGGAGAATAGACAGGGAGTCCTTCTTCAAATCCCGCTTCATAGATCAATTGAAATTACGTGCATCTATAGGGCAATTGGGTAACCAGGCAGTAGACCTGTATAGTTATGAACAGGCAGTTTTGCTGGGGCAGGATTACAGCTTTGGCGGAACCCTCAGTTCCGGTGCGGCAGCAACGCAATATGCTGATCCTACCATTCACTGGGAAACTACTACGGCTTACAACGGTGGTGTGGATATCAATCTTTGGAAAAACCGTATAGGCCTTACCGTGGATGTATATAGAAAGATAACGGACGGTATCCTTCGTGGAGTAGGACTGGCCAGCCAGGTTGGTAACCTCGCCGGTGCAAATGAGAATGTGGGTAAGGTATCTAACAGCGGATATGAGATCACACTGCAATACAAGGATAATGCAGGAGATGTGAATTATGGTGCGTTCGGAAATATTTCCTACAACAAGAACAAGGTGATAGATCTCAATGGTGAACTCCTTTACGGACCAGGCAGCACTATCAGCATGGAAGGTTATCCTATGTATTCTTATTTCCTGCTGCAGTCTAACGGGCTTTATCAGAACGCAGATGAAGTCAGTAAAGGGCCTAACCAGGGTAACGATACCAGGCCGGGTTATATCCGATACGTGGATGTGAAGAAAGATGGCATCATCAATGGGGATGACCGCGTGGTGATGAATGCCTCTTCTGTTATGCCTAAATACACTTTCAGCTTTGGCTTCAATGTAGGATATAAAGGTATTGCCCTCACTACAGCCTTCCAGGGTGTAGCCGGTATCAAGGTATATCCTGCCGCGAACCTTGCATTCCCTTTCAACAATGGTGCAAATGCAACCTGGGAATGGGCTACGGATACATGGACGCCTGAACGCCCTAATGCCCGTCTGCCACTGCTTACCACAGCCGGAACTTCCAACTTTACACAACGTTCTGATTTCTGGTTAAGGAATGGCGATTATGTACGGTTAAAGAACATTCAGCTGTCCTACGCATTTCCCAACTCTCTGCTCCAAAAAGTAAAGATCAACAAACTGACGGTATATGCGAATGCTGAGAACCTTCTCACATTCTCCAAGTATAAAGACATGGACCCGGAATCTTTATTGAACAGAACAGACATCTACACTTACCCGATGATGAAAACATTCACTGCGGGTTTAAATGTGACCTTTTAA
- a CDS encoding DeoR/GlpR family DNA-binding transcription regulator, with protein sequence MINIAERHKFILSRLHEKGYINVLELCKELDVSGVTIRKDLKLLEDKALLYRSHGGATAQNPYTNDKPVNEKEKIRREEKNNIGKAAASLIVPGDAIIIGSGTTVLALAQHIQPRGPLMIITSALHVALELNRFHDIEVLQLGGVLRNNSSSVTGTYAEKILADFSCSKLFLGVDGIDVEFGLTTSNINEAHLNQQMMAAAQKTIVVADSSKFGKRGFGRICRLEDVDQVITDKGISDHMKKLLEDVGIEVTIV encoded by the coding sequence ATGATCAATATCGCAGAGAGGCACAAGTTTATTCTTAGCCGGTTGCACGAGAAAGGCTACATTAACGTATTGGAGCTTTGCAAAGAACTGGATGTTTCGGGAGTAACAATTCGAAAGGATTTGAAACTACTGGAAGATAAAGCCCTGCTGTACCGCTCCCATGGAGGGGCTACTGCACAAAACCCTTATACGAACGATAAACCGGTGAATGAAAAAGAGAAGATCAGGCGGGAAGAGAAGAATAACATCGGAAAGGCGGCCGCCTCTCTTATTGTACCGGGTGATGCGATCATTATCGGCTCGGGCACTACTGTACTGGCCCTTGCTCAACATATTCAACCCCGCGGGCCATTAATGATCATTACCTCAGCACTGCATGTTGCCCTGGAGCTGAACCGTTTTCATGATATTGAAGTGTTGCAGCTGGGTGGTGTGTTGCGGAACAATTCCTCTTCTGTTACGGGTACTTATGCAGAGAAGATCCTGGCTGATTTTTCCTGCAGTAAATTGTTCCTCGGTGTAGACGGGATTGATGTTGAATTTGGATTAACGACTTCCAATATAAATGAAGCGCATCTCAACCAGCAAATGATGGCAGCCGCACAAAAAACAATTGTGGTAGCTGATTCTTCCAAGTTTGGGAAAAGGGGTTTCGGCAGGATCTGCCGGCTGGAAGATGTAGACCAGGTGATCACGGATAAAGGTATCTCTGATCACATGAAGAAGCTGCTGGAAGATGTGGGGATAGAGGTTACGATTGTGTAG